The Actinomycetota bacterium genomic sequence TTAGCATGGATGGTGATATTGCTGATCTACCAAATATAAGAAAATTAGCTGATAAATATGGAGCAGACGTAATGATAGATGAAGCTCATTCATTAGGAGTATTGGGTAAAACTGGGAGAGGAATTGAGCAACATTTTAATATGGAGGGTAGTGTAGATATTAGTATGGGAACATTAAGTAAAACAATACCAAGTATTGGTGGTTATATTGCAAGCAATAAAGATGTAATTGATTATTTAAAGCATATTTCAAGAGGTTTTGTATTTTCTGCCAGTCTCCCACCCTCAGCAGTTGCAGCAACCTTAGCAGCATTGGAGGTTATGGAAAAAGAAACCTGGAGATATGAAAAATTAAGGGAAAATATCAGGTTATTTATTCAAGGATTAATTGAAATGGGCTTTAATACTATGAATAGTGAAACTGCAGTAGTTCCAGTTCTAATAGGAGATGAAGAGAGAACACTTGAACTTGCCAGGTTTTTAAATGATAATGGAATTTATGTATGTCCAATTCTTTACCCAGCTATTCCAAAAAATACAAACAGAGTTAGAAATCATTTGATGGCTACCCATTCTATAGAGGATATTAATAAAGCTCTTGATATATATTATAAGGGTGGAAAGAAGATAGGAATTAAATAAACTGTTAGCTCATCAATCTAATCTTTTTTAAAGTTTAAAATATATAAAATAATTTAGTATTTTTTAACTTTATATATTAACCTAATCTTAATTATAGATTTTTAAAAAGGAGGTGTCTTGGAGATATTATTATCAGGTTCATTAGTGATATTGGGATACTTATTAGGTTCAATACCTAATGTTTATATTGTAGTTAAACTTTTTACAGGTAAGGATATAAGAAATTTAGGAAGTGGAAATGTTGGTGGATTAAATGCTGCAAGAAACGTAAGTTTACCAATTGGTCTTTTAGGTGGTCTTTTAGATGTGGCAAAGGGAGTCTTAGCAATATTTTTA encodes the following:
- a CDS encoding aminotransferase class I/II-fold pyridoxal phosphate-dependent enzyme, which gives rise to MIERSEKIKLFSQRLKDAKKANRYFYLREIQGPSLARIIVEGKEFINFASYSYLGLIEHPKIMKAAKDAIDKYGSGAGGVRLLAGTTTLHKKLEEKLAEFKKAEAAITFSSGYVTNLSTISCLTDPKDIILIDKLNHASIIDGCMLSGARFRTYKHNNMEHLEKILEKSKDYNTKLIVADAVFSMDGDIADLPNIRKLADKYGADVMIDEAHSLGVLGKTGRGIEQHFNMEGSVDISMGTLSKTIPSIGGYIASNKDVIDYLKHISRGFVFSASLPPSAVAATLAALEVMEKETWRYEKLRENIRLFIQGLIEMGFNTMNSETAVVPVLIGDEERTLELARFLNDNGIYVCPILYPAIPKNTNRVRNHLMATHSIEDINKALDIYYKGGKKIGIK